The genomic segment AAAAATAAAAATGCTTCCCGTTACAGGAAGCATTAAATCTTTTATCTGTTAGTTATTATCTTATGCTACAGCTTTCTTCACCAACGCTGCCGCCTCACTCAACTGAATAGCCGATTGCACTTTCAATCCGCTTTCATCAATTAGTTTTTTTGCTTCTTCAGCATTGGTGCCTTGCAAACGGACAATGATCGGAACCCTGATGTTGCCGATATTATTATATGCGTCTATTACACCCTGTGCTACACGGTCGCAACGAACGATACCGCCAAAAATGTTAATGAGAATTGCTTTTACGGCCGGGTCTTTCAAAATGATCTTGAATCCTGCTTCAACAGTTTGTGCATTGGCGGTACCACCCACATCAAGAAAGTTGGCTGGTTCACCACCGCTGAGTTTGATCATATCCATCGTGGCCATTGCGAGACCGGCTCCATTTACCATACAACCAACATTGCCATCAAGCTTTACATAGTTCAGGTTGTACTGTCCAGCTTCTACTTCAGTCGGGTCTTCTTCACTTACATCACGTAGCGATGCAACATCCGAGTGGCGCATCAGCGCATTATCATCAAGACCCATTTTACAATCAACTGCAATGATCTTATCATCGGATGCTTTGAAGAGAGGATTTATCTCAAGCATTGAACAATCCAAACCCACATACGCATTGTATAAATTCGCAACAAACTTTACGCAGTTCTTAAATGCTTCGCCACTTAGTCCGAGATTGAAAGCGATCTTCCTGGCCTGGAAGGGGAGAAGGCCACCTGAAGGATTTACCCATTCTTTAAAAATTTTATCAGGTGTATTATGTGCAACCTCTTCAATATTCATTCCGCCTTCTGTGCTATACATTATTACATTCTGTCCTTTGCTCCTGTCAAGCAGTATTGATAAATAAAATTCTTTACGTGGCGAAGGACCATCATAATACATATCCTGTGCCACCAAAACTTTACTTACCACTTTACCGGCCGGCCCTGTTTGTAAAGTGACCAGTGTGCCACCCAGGATCTTGCGGGCAAATTCAACTATATCATCAACGGATTTACCCACTTTCACTCCGTTGATACCGGTTTCTTTTATCGTTCCTTTTCCACGACCACCTGCATGTATCTGTGCTTTTACCACAGCAAAACTGCTGCCGCTTGTATGCTTGATATGACGGTAAGCTTCTTCTGCTTCATGTACGGTGCTGCAGGCAATACCTTCCTGAACGGGCACATTGTATTTTTTCAGTAATTCCTTAGCCTGGTATTCGTGGAGATTCATATCTTAAAAGTTTCCGGCGAAGATAGAGAGAAGTGAATAGCGAATGGTGAATAGCGAATAGTTTTTTTGTATTGCATTCTGGTTCCATCATTATTTGCTATTTTTCATTTATGAAATTGGTATTACTGATTCTTATCGTTTTCTTGTTTTCCTGCCAGGGTATAAAGAAAATACAGTTGCCGGAAAGGCGATCTTCACTTACAGGCACTGAATTTTATCAGCAGGCTGCCGGCATGAAATGGAAAAGCAGGGATTCATTTGTGCTTAAAGAAATACTGGCTGGCAATCTTCCTTCTTTTCTCGAAAAATTTGTTCCTGTTCATGTTTCGGTTATTGATTCGGCAACTGGTAAAAATGTTAAAGCAACCTACTATGTCGCTCCTGATTACTTATCCGTTGGTACAAATGATGATTGGGCAAGAATTAATATAACACCGATGGCAGCTCAACAGATCGCTGATAGTTTTAATTGTTTTTTACCTACAAGAAAAATGGTGGACGACATTTATAAAGCAGCTAAACTAAAACTGGAACCAGTACCGATGTATGCTTT from the Bacteroidota bacterium genome contains:
- the sucC gene encoding ADP-forming succinate--CoA ligase subunit beta, which gives rise to MNLHEYQAKELLKKYNVPVQEGIACSTVHEAEEAYRHIKHTSGSSFAVVKAQIHAGGRGKGTIKETGINGVKVGKSVDDIVEFARKILGGTLVTLQTGPAGKVVSKVLVAQDMYYDGPSPRKEFYLSILLDRSKGQNVIMYSTEGGMNIEEVAHNTPDKIFKEWVNPSGGLLPFQARKIAFNLGLSGEAFKNCVKFVANLYNAYVGLDCSMLEINPLFKASDDKIIAVDCKMGLDDNALMRHSDVASLRDVSEEDPTEVEAGQYNLNYVKLDGNVGCMVNGAGLAMATMDMIKLSGGEPANFLDVGGTANAQTVEAGFKIILKDPAVKAILINIFGGIVRCDRVAQGVIDAYNNIGNIRVPIIVRLQGTNAEEAKKLIDESGLKVQSAIQLSEAAALVKKAVA